The Rhizobium rhododendri nucleotide sequence ATGCTGCACGCCCGAGCAATGGGGTGATGGGCTATCTGCTGGCCAAAGGCTATCACGTCATCCCGGTCAATCCAGGCCTGGTCGGCAAGGAAATCCTCGGCCAGCCGGTGTTCGGCAAGCTCGCCGACATTCCCGAGCCTGTCGATATGGTCGATGTGTTTCGCGCGCCCGAATATCTGGATGCCGTCGTCGAGGATGCGCTGGCGCTTCCGGCCAAGCCGCAGGTCATCTGGTCGCAGCTGGACATCCGCGACGATGCGGCCGCCGAAAAGGCCGAGGCGGCCGGCGTGAAGGTGGTCATGAACCGCTGCCCGGCAATCGAGATCCCGAGACTTGCCTCCGCCTGATCGACTGCCCGTGCAGGGTAGGATTTTCTCCGCTTCAGGCGGGAATGAGAAAAGATCGCGATGAATTTGCATCGCCGTCGCGCTATGGTCGTCCGTGAGATATTGAGGGAGGACTACCATGGCGACCACCAATCCGGGCTTCGACACGCTGGCAATTCATGCAGGCGCACAGCCCGATCCGACGACCGGCGCCCGCGCGACGCCGATCTACCAGACGACCGCCTATGTCTTCAGCGACGCGGATGCCGCAGCCGCCCTGTTCGGGCTGCAGCAGTTCGGAAACATCTACACCCGCATCATGAACCCGACCCAGGCCGTGCTCGAGGAGCGCGTCGCGGCACTCGAAGGCGGCACGGCGGCGCTGGCGGTAGCATCGGGCCATGCGGCTCAGCTTCTGGTGTTCCACACCATCATGCAGCCGGGCGATAATTTCGTTGCGGCAAGCAAGCTTTACGGCGGTTCGATCAACCAGTTCGGTCATGCCTTCAAGAATTACGGCTGGCAGGCGCGCTGGGCCGATCCGCTGGAGCCCGAGAGTTTCGAGAGCCAGATCGACGATCGTACCCGCGCAATCTTCATCGAGAGCCTTGCCAATCCGGCCGGCACCTTCATCGACATTGCTGCCATCGCCGCCGTCGCCCACCGCCACGGCCTGCCGCTGATCGTCGATAACACGCTGGCAAGCCCCTATCTGATCCGCCCC carries:
- a CDS encoding CoA-binding protein, which produces MNHDRYDDSYIADILHSVKTIALVGASPNAARPSNGVMGYLLAKGYHVIPVNPGLVGKEILGQPVFGKLADIPEPVDMVDVFRAPEYLDAVVEDALALPAKPQVIWSQLDIRDDAAAEKAEAAGVKVVMNRCPAIEIPRLASA